A region of the Thermodesulfobacteriota bacterium genome:
CCGCCTCGCCCCACTGGCCCATCACCCCGGCGGTGAGCGCGGCCGTGCTCATCAGGAGCTCGATCCCGATCTCCCGCTCCTGCCAGAGTTCCTGGATCGCCTCGCGGCCGAAGTACCAGCCTCCCACGAGCGTGGAAAGCACGAAGAGCGCCGTAGGCATCGGCGCCGCCAGGCCCAGGAGGTTCCCTCCGTACCCCGCGGCGAGCAGAACTCCCGACCCGGCGGAGGTGAGCACCCGGGCGTTGCGCCAGGGTGGCGGCGGGGGCGTCGCGTCCGCCGTGCAGCTACAGCAGGTCGCCATGTCCATCACTCCCAGGTCTTGCGAATCCGTGGGTCCCCGCGCGCTGACGCCGCGGCTCCGCGGTTGACCGTCCTCGTCCCGAACAGCTCCGCAACGACCAGGACCGTCACGCCGAGGCTGATCGCGCTGTCGGCCAGGTTGAAGGCCGGCCAATGGTGGCCCCGCCAGAACACGTCGAGGAAGTCCACGACTTCGCCGCGCAGCAGCCGGTCGGCCTGATTGCCCACGGCGCCGCCGAACACCAGGGCCAGCGCCGCCAGCAGCCAGGGCCTTCGCGGCGGCAGGCGCCACACGGCGACGAGGAT
Encoded here:
- the lspA gene encoding signal peptidase II gives rise to the protein GWGRPPPPAQRPPSEHRDNMQRKFVLFLLVAGLAVVLDQATKTWVSSSFRLFESRPVVEGWFHLTYLRNPGAAFGLFVGFPEAFRRPFFLAVTLLALTGILVAVWRLPPRRPWLLAALALVFGGAVGNQADRLLRGEVVDFLDVFWRGHHWPAFNLADSAISLGVTVLVVAELFGTRTVNRGAAASARGDPRIRKTWE